A window from Leptospira meyeri encodes these proteins:
- a CDS encoding fibronectin type III domain-containing protein, translating into MKKLISILIMGQLLVSCIAFLDFSKESDKKLQELGLIAGSVTSVGSVTAGPAGTMIKSTDGNFEVLIPPGAMDEEKTFSIKKYTFAPASLPNGYIPTTDAYEVTPSYRFKKDVVITITQETEKIEALNLAKQKSQGFVYSTTSDSDNSGRVTGGWDAGLTSVSSDKIQFQSRTFSIFGGGTPPPGNGAPNIVGAFYDFKPSASFLPFRVRAQVIEPDGDTMSVYLITGPVGQGTVAIRMTPEPGNWYSALIPYESMIQAGIQIQVLAVDVYGNNTTRPSTDMFYYPASSGNPAFVSNYDTDKDNDGYLDAWEIDNGFNPNSASSPNAALFPDSDGDGIPNVADYTPNGEYNPQIDSITVIPNQARMYLDEKITFSILASYLGSPRYVQSNFVTTGNALSGSPVGEFSDSVFQAIAPGIAGVQVTVGSFQATSTVTVVDTVPPNNITTLTATAMSTTKVRLRWQAPGNDGPFGKVSAYEIRRSANNIDTDAKCSQASTIFHTLTPKNAGTVEIWDANGHAPNTTYFYCIRAYDHNGNRNEWASSNVSATTYAVSDTVRPADVTTLTATAMTNESIQLSWTAVGDDGNTGNATSYEIRRSASVINTDADCDNSHEVTNSISSIPVGTNINFLATQLSADTRYYFCVRAYDEVGNKSRWNGVVSATTMLGNLPPIVNAGPDQNNAMASATVLLNGSQSYDPDSGVCSANPASYVYQWNIISKPPTSTVTNAQITNANQLNASFIPDVGGMYTLELRFTDSSSTCYGGPRMGTDFVQIMVYEADYIAPAQVTSFIGTGISQDQIQLSWLNVGDDGMTGNINHYEIGISINPITTDFECQNAPWKHSPSISNFVPSAQVSTVVGALIQNTTYHVCIVGIDEVGNRGQANIGLTVTTLAGTSGWGAWTDWSSCSAKCGIGTRTRSRVCLDPVAGCGGTGVENASCQNRTCESNRLFFDFNANGTSTTITCPAGYVRGSNMSVWYSPGSYVAHVWGDYWGEGWACGAIFRGSFINVNSATMDYSNITNGAVFYFSQPNPPPPPNYCVTHELRNPRQVGIYCSEVP; encoded by the coding sequence GTGAAAAAATTAATTAGTATTCTCATCATGGGCCAACTTTTGGTCTCATGTATTGCTTTTTTGGATTTTTCCAAAGAATCAGACAAAAAACTCCAAGAGCTTGGCCTGATTGCTGGCTCTGTCACAAGTGTCGGTAGTGTCACTGCAGGACCTGCCGGAACTATGATCAAATCAACAGATGGAAATTTTGAAGTATTGATCCCTCCAGGGGCAATGGATGAGGAAAAAACCTTTTCCATCAAAAAGTATACATTTGCTCCTGCGAGTTTGCCCAATGGCTACATACCGACAACGGATGCTTATGAAGTGACTCCTTCCTACCGGTTTAAAAAAGATGTAGTGATCACAATCACTCAAGAAACGGAAAAAATTGAAGCCCTGAACTTAGCAAAACAAAAATCGCAAGGTTTTGTTTACTCCACTACTTCCGATAGTGACAATTCTGGTCGTGTGACAGGAGGATGGGATGCTGGACTAACTTCCGTTAGTAGTGATAAAATCCAATTCCAATCCAGAACTTTTTCCATCTTTGGAGGAGGAACTCCTCCCCCAGGCAATGGCGCACCCAATATTGTGGGAGCTTTTTATGATTTCAAACCAAGTGCTTCATTTTTGCCATTCCGAGTAAGAGCACAAGTGATCGAACCGGATGGTGACACAATGTCTGTCTATCTCATCACGGGACCTGTTGGCCAAGGGACTGTCGCTATACGAATGACCCCAGAACCAGGCAATTGGTATTCAGCACTCATTCCTTATGAATCGATGATCCAAGCAGGAATTCAAATCCAAGTTTTAGCAGTAGATGTGTACGGTAATAATACAACTAGACCAAGCACAGATATGTTTTACTACCCTGCAAGTTCTGGAAACCCTGCTTTTGTTAGCAATTATGATACAGACAAAGATAACGATGGTTATTTGGACGCATGGGAAATCGATAATGGATTCAATCCGAACAGTGCATCCTCACCCAATGCAGCATTATTTCCTGATTCAGACGGGGATGGAATTCCGAACGTAGCTGACTATACACCAAACGGAGAATACAACCCACAAATTGATTCCATCACTGTGATACCAAACCAAGCGAGAATGTATTTGGATGAAAAAATCACATTCTCAATTCTTGCATCCTATCTAGGTTCGCCTCGGTATGTGCAGTCAAATTTTGTCACTACTGGAAATGCACTCAGCGGATCTCCTGTGGGAGAATTTTCTGATTCAGTATTCCAAGCCATTGCCCCTGGAATTGCAGGAGTTCAGGTAACAGTTGGTTCCTTCCAAGCAACTTCCACAGTGACTGTCGTAGACACAGTTCCACCAAACAACATCACTACGCTCACTGCAACCGCCATGTCGACAACAAAAGTTCGATTGCGTTGGCAAGCCCCGGGAAATGATGGCCCATTTGGAAAAGTAAGTGCTTACGAAATTCGACGATCCGCTAACAATATTGATACGGATGCAAAATGTTCACAGGCAAGCACCATCTTCCATACTCTGACTCCAAAAAATGCAGGGACTGTGGAAATTTGGGATGCGAACGGACATGCTCCCAATACAACCTATTTCTATTGTATACGTGCATATGACCACAACGGAAATCGAAACGAATGGGCATCATCCAATGTTTCAGCCACTACCTATGCCGTAAGTGATACAGTAAGGCCGGCGGATGTAACGACTCTCACAGCGACAGCGATGACAAACGAATCCATCCAACTTTCTTGGACAGCAGTGGGTGATGATGGAAACACAGGGAATGCTACTTCTTACGAAATCCGTAGATCAGCAAGTGTGATCAACACTGATGCAGATTGTGACAATAGTCATGAAGTAACAAACTCAATCAGTTCAATCCCAGTCGGAACCAATATCAACTTTTTAGCAACCCAACTCAGTGCCGATACACGATATTACTTTTGTGTCAGAGCCTATGATGAAGTTGGTAACAAAAGCAGATGGAATGGTGTCGTATCGGCAACAACAATGCTCGGGAACTTACCACCCATTGTTAACGCAGGCCCAGACCAAAACAATGCAATGGCATCAGCAACAGTATTGCTCAATGGTTCTCAATCCTATGACCCAGACTCCGGTGTTTGTTCGGCAAACCCTGCTAGTTATGTTTATCAATGGAATATCATCTCAAAACCACCGACATCGACTGTAACTAATGCACAAATTACAAATGCAAATCAATTGAATGCGTCGTTTATTCCAGATGTAGGGGGAATGTATACACTCGAACTGAGATTCACTGACTCAAGTTCCACTTGTTATGGTGGACCGAGAATGGGGACAGACTTTGTCCAAATTATGGTATATGAGGCTGATTACATTGCTCCTGCCCAAGTCACTTCATTTATTGGAACAGGTATTTCACAAGACCAGATCCAATTGTCTTGGTTAAATGTGGGAGATGATGGAATGACTGGAAATATCAATCATTATGAAATTGGTATCTCCATTAATCCAATCACAACAGACTTTGAGTGCCAAAACGCCCCTTGGAAACATTCACCTAGTATTAGTAACTTTGTTCCAAGCGCCCAAGTATCTACTGTGGTAGGTGCATTGATCCAAAACACAACCTATCACGTCTGTATCGTTGGAATTGATGAAGTAGGTAACCGAGGACAGGCAAACATAGGACTCACAGTGACAACCCTTGCAGGAACTTCTGGTTGGGGAGCTTGGACGGATTGGAGTAGTTGTAGCGCAAAATGTGGAATAGGCACACGAACACGATCTCGAGTATGCCTCGATCCGGTGGCGGGATGCGGAGGCACAGGTGTTGAAAATGCATCATGCCAAAACAGAACATGTGAATCAAATCGCTTATTTTTTGATTTCAATGCGAATGGAACCAGTACAACAATCACTTGTCCTGCTGGCTATGTTCGAGGTTCTAATATGTCCGTTTGGTATTCACCTGGATCTTATGTGGCACATGTTTGGGGTGATTATTGGGGAGAAGGTTGGGCTTGTGGAGCCATCTTCCGTGGATCTTTTATCAACGTGAATTCAGCAACTATGGATTATTCGAACATTACGAATGGTGCGGTATTCTATTTTTCACAACCAAATCCACCTCCTCCTCCAAATTATTGTGTGACTCATGAATTGCGAAACCCAAGACAAGTTGGTATTTACTGTTCAGAAGTTCCATAA
- a CDS encoding PAS domain-containing sensor histidine kinase yields MEPINQTDPTSFVLFADSLPFGVFLFESPTDQFSLESQLVYANPPAKSFFKWNHNKKRSLSLRELFHPFGNEEFLSQTFSTLQKEKSSPIYLDAENPNNEKINTRKVYSLRAQSLSSQLFYILLEDATKQLFAGLSFHEKESQLNHVLKTMLNGVVVVNLQGQIIYANDNAAKILSLEIDELKNKYFASKEWKQIRVDGSPFPPEELPLSVALNQQKTVYHCEHGIISEGEKVKWLNINATPIYDTEGKLEGATASFLDITELKNTQNTIELKNRKLKAILDAIERSAIVSIADTKGVIQRANQKFVQISGYSEKELLGSDHKKLNSKFHPKEFWEKMWRDILSGRPWEGIIRNQSKQGNFFWLQTYIHPLYDSNDKIESFLSIRFDITEEVEALENTNRMLHFTGIQNSRLQNFAYIVSHNIRQHSSNFSSLIELLEENPNEEERKNIVNMLHASSEKLNETITHLNDIISINQMLNKPMEVCMIEEEVQKTLNILKGSIESRNIQIFVEIEENLRLTIIPAYLESIILNLVSNAIKYVRLKDGAFIRISSKKAEGQVSLRVEDNGLGINLEKHGNKIFGMFKTFHKNEDARGIGLFITKSQVEVLGGTITVESTEGEGSTFTVFIPENSNHAIHI; encoded by the coding sequence ATGGAACCAATCAACCAAACTGATCCTACTTCTTTTGTTCTCTTTGCTGATAGTTTACCTTTTGGGGTTTTCCTTTTCGAATCCCCCACAGACCAATTTTCTTTGGAAAGTCAATTGGTTTATGCAAATCCACCCGCAAAATCTTTTTTCAAATGGAATCACAATAAGAAAAGATCTCTTTCCCTAAGAGAGTTATTTCATCCGTTCGGAAACGAAGAGTTTTTATCACAAACGTTCTCTACATTACAAAAAGAAAAATCCTCTCCCATTTATTTGGATGCAGAGAATCCAAATAACGAGAAAATAAATACCAGGAAGGTTTATTCACTTCGGGCACAGTCGCTCTCTTCTCAATTATTTTATATTCTATTAGAAGATGCCACTAAACAATTATTTGCTGGTCTTTCATTTCATGAAAAAGAATCTCAACTAAACCATGTCTTAAAAACAATGCTTAATGGTGTGGTCGTGGTGAACCTGCAAGGTCAAATCATTTATGCGAATGATAATGCCGCAAAAATTCTATCTTTGGAAATTGATGAGTTAAAAAACAAATACTTTGCTTCAAAAGAATGGAAACAAATTAGAGTAGATGGTTCGCCCTTCCCCCCTGAAGAACTCCCACTATCTGTTGCCTTAAACCAACAAAAAACTGTTTACCACTGCGAACATGGAATTATTTCCGAAGGAGAAAAGGTAAAGTGGTTAAATATTAACGCTACACCAATCTATGATACAGAAGGGAAACTAGAAGGGGCTACGGCGAGTTTTCTCGACATTACTGAATTAAAAAATACACAGAATACGATCGAATTAAAAAATAGAAAACTAAAAGCAATCCTCGATGCAATCGAACGTTCAGCGATTGTCAGCATCGCCGACACAAAAGGAGTGATCCAAAGGGCAAACCAAAAGTTTGTTCAAATTTCGGGTTACTCCGAAAAAGAACTGTTAGGTTCAGATCACAAAAAACTCAATTCAAAATTCCATCCAAAAGAGTTTTGGGAAAAAATGTGGAGAGACATTTTATCTGGCAGACCTTGGGAAGGAATCATTCGAAACCAATCCAAACAAGGAAATTTCTTCTGGTTACAAACTTATATCCACCCCTTGTATGATTCTAACGATAAAATTGAATCCTTTTTATCAATTCGATTTGATATCACTGAAGAAGTAGAAGCCTTAGAAAACACAAACAGAATGCTTCACTTTACAGGCATCCAAAATAGTCGCCTTCAAAATTTTGCATATATTGTTTCTCATAATATACGCCAACACTCTTCCAATTTTTCTTCTCTTATCGAACTACTCGAAGAAAATCCAAACGAGGAAGAAAGAAAAAACATTGTGAACATGTTGCACGCTTCTTCAGAAAAACTGAACGAAACCATCACCCATTTAAATGACATCATTTCCATCAATCAGATGTTAAATAAACCAATGGAAGTTTGTATGATTGAAGAGGAAGTGCAAAAGACTTTGAATATACTCAAAGGTTCCATCGAATCTAGAAATATTCAAATATTTGTGGAAATTGAAGAGAATTTAAGACTGACCATCATCCCGGCCTATTTAGAAAGTATCATCCTGAACCTTGTATCAAATGCGATTAAGTACGTTCGATTAAAAGATGGTGCTTTCATTCGAATTTCTTCCAAGAAGGCAGAGGGACAAGTTTCACTTCGTGTGGAGGACAATGGTCTTGGAATCAATTTAGAAAAACATGGAAATAAAATTTTTGGGATGTTTAAAACCTTTCACAAAAACGAAGATGCTCGGGGAATTGGTCTTTTTATCACCAAATCCCAAGTGGAGGTGCTTGGCGGAACCATTACGGTAGAGAGCACTGAAGGAGAAGGCTCCACGTTCACCGTGTTCATCCCAGAAAACTCAAACCACGCCATCCATATTTGA